The DNA segment TCCACTCTATTTGGGTATAACATATGTGCatcattttagtgaaaaaaaaatactgatAAGGCCCACATAAcattacaaaatttttttccacaaaCTGCAACAAGGGGGATAAAAAGagaaaacgaataaaaatttcaagaaaaatgcaTGCCCTCCCCGAAATATTCATGTACTCttctaaaaaaatatgaaatgagtACCTTGTCAAACAAATCCTTCAGTTTCTTTTCTGATTCTCCAAGCCATTTGTCTAGGCAATCCGCGCCTTTTCTGTGAAAAAAACTAACTTTTCCtatattttctgtattgatttcATTTGCCAAAGCTGCTGCAACAAGAGTTTTTCCCGTACCTTGAAATGATAACTTGTACCGATTAAAATTATGCAGCTATTATCAACTTACCTGGAGGTCCATAAAAAAGAACACCTCTAGGAGCTTTTATATTGAAGTGAGAATAGAGATTTCCATACAGCAAGGGAAAAATAATGAGTTCTTTGAGAGTTTTAATGTGATGGGATAGTCCTCCAACATTACTGAAATCTAATTTGttcctggaatttttttttcttgaacatgTACAAGGTTTCGAAGATCTGGACATGCCTAATTTCATACATTAACATAAGTCAacttttaatttattgatatTCGGTTTGGTTTCGTGAAATCAGTGTCAAAATTaacatatttcaaatatttgatatttcatATTTGATCACTTCCATTCTGAAAAGTCaaaatttcttgtttttccacaaaataattTAAGTGCAGTGAAAAGTAAAATCCACTCATCCAGCATGCTACAATATGTATCTGAGGTTTTGCTTATCATCGGAAACCCTGGTTTGCCTTCCACAGAGAGAATAAAATTATGAATCTGgggaaatcatttttttttattttgtcatAAGAAATAAAAATCATTAAGGGTGAGCTCAGGAATCCAAAAATAGAGGCATTTAGGATAGCCTTTCCTTCAACGATCAAAAGACAGGTCGAATATCCCATTCATACCTTTCTTACCAAAATACAACAAAAGGCAGAGGTGATAACCACCCCCAAAACCTGGAAGCGACATctactaattttttttatttacaccATTCCAAAGAAAGGtcgaatattttttctgaaaatgtaTATGCTTCAAGATTTCACACGTAGAATATAACCGAGATGCTTAAATTTCATTAGtcaaattttcaacccttaaaatGAGCCAATCGACATTGGAGGATTCTCGTCTACGCCAATTTATCTCCAGGAGACTTCATCATAGCCAACAGAGACAGTTTTTCTATCTGATTTTGGGGAGATCATTCTCAATACactattttaaaaaaaataaaatttattcaaatcTCTAATATAAATTCTTTACTTTCATTTATTATTCTTAAGGTAATTGAACGCTTCCTCATATTCATTATAAGTTTTATCATCTACAATCCTATCCTGTGAAATAAAACGCCTGAAAGGCATATCTAACCACAAATCCATATTTGATCTTAAATAAGATGAGCTTCTCAGTATGTGATGCACCTTGTTGGAATGTATGAAGGCATTTATTTTCTCACAAAATGTATCCATATAAATTTCTTTTCCTTGAAACTCTAGAAATGAatctaaaaaataattattatcagAGTAAAGTTGAAAAAGGAGTAATTTTATTTGACTCACATTGTTTTTCTGGAAGTATTACCTCTGGGTATTCCAGAGATGATAACACCTGCAGTTTATAAATTTTCTGTAATATAActgcaaatattttttctggagGTTTATGTGGGTGCTGCAATAAAGATGTTAATTCGTATAGAATATCATTGGGTGTCAATTGGTCCATTGAGAAATCTTTCATCGAATCTCTGTAGAAAGTATCTCTATCACTGAAACAGAAAACATTCATGGTGTATCAAACCTCAACAAATGATGTTAGTTGTTTCACGAATTTCCGTAAATTTAAGTTAACTTACACAAAATAGAAACGTTTAATGAAATCCATTGGATAATCATGAAAAACTtctatttcatttgaatttataTTTTCACTCAAACCATCAGCCCAAGATGGATTGAATAAAAACTTGTTCAATTTCCTGACACACACAAAGGTATCCTCTTgacatttttttattctttgCATCAGATCTTCTTTTATTTCAATGTAATCCTCAATTTCTTCAACTTTCATTTGCTGAAAATTAGCGTTGTTAATTATCATATTATTTCACAATCAAATTTGCTCACaagttcattttttattttattcattcttgTCTTCAAGGTTTTGAGTGTTGTTTGATGATCACTTGTATTGTTGTTATAAACTTCCTTATGTAAGAAATGAATAGCACCTTCTAATTTGATTGCATCCATTTGAAATTCTAACGACTTGATATTTCCTTCTTCAAGTTTACATAGTTTCTTCTAAAATTACAATTACAGTTTTTTCACAATCAATTTGATTTAGCCAGAATATAACAAACCtcaatttcagattttttttctcgtataGCGGTTTTcagttcttttatttgttttttgctCTTCAAACAcaacaaattatttttgatgaagaTGAAATTTAAAGGTAAAAGATCATCACTACAAATTTCCCTGTTTCTGAAACTGAAATCAATTCGATAGATTCACAATAATTTTTATAACCATTAATTTATATCAAATATCAAGACTTACCTCGTTTTCCCCATGCTCTGTTCTAATTCTAACTTTACACTCCTCAGGAGGGAACAAAGGGAATGCCAAATAATCTCCCTATTactatttttgaatatattctcAATGTTCTCATTTATATGCCTATTTGAGAAAGCTTGAGTGAAATAATCACGTTTCTGTTTCCTTTTTTCGAGATATGATTGCCCACATATATTTGTATCGGTTCCAAATATATCTCCCTTGGAGGACGTGATGTTTGAATTTGATTTTATAGTTGTCTGTTTGTAACTTGGCTGAGAGGAGAGCAGAAATTGATCATCGGCTTCAAAATTGAAGCATGATTCAGGCAGAAGATCTCCGGAATTATCTAACAAATGCAAATCATCGCAGTTAATCCTATTTGTGTTGTTCTCTTTAGAAGCTTCTGTGAATAGTGCCCTGGCAGTAGGAAGGTTATTACAGCTAACAAAACGTTGTAAATCATTAACTCTTCGTTGGCTTTTTTTTACAGTACTGAAGCAAACTTTTGACAACCGCTTTATACTGGGCATACTTGTTTGGGAAAGTGTGCATTCAAGTTGCTTCATATCTGCATATCGGTAGTTAATACTACATTTTTCAGTTTCCACCAGAAGATGATGCAGTTGTTCCTGGAAGTcaaatttatcgaaaaatttttttaagacCTTGAAATTTTCCAGCACTATTGTTAGATACAGATGAGCTTTCTGTCCAGTAAAAGCAGGGTTAATTAAAATAAATATCAGGAACAGATATACCCACATAGAATATCAAACCAGACCAAATTTCTTGCGGATTGATATTGGATTGATATTGGATTAATATAGTAAAACATAGAATCAAATAAAATGTAAATGTTTATAAAAACTCACAGATATTGAATCAGATGACACACTCAGTTCCATCGGAACTGATGATATTTCCCTCTTGCTGAGtatttctttaatttctttcaCCTCATTCTTATAATGGTTGCATTTAAGTTTGATGGCATAAAGTTTAATTCTCTGTTCTTCGTTTCTCTCTTTCATGCTATTAATAATTACATCTGAAATGAAATCGGAAATGTTCTAATGAAGTATTTCATATTTTGAAAGTAATCAAGCAAATATAAATTATCAAAAAACATATCATACTATAAGAAACTGCATACAACTTACAGTTGGCTCTATTATTACTTTGGAGAGAACTCTGTTTATTCTGTTTTTCAAGAATTCGAGCTTTTATTTTAGCTATGTCTTCTTTAACAGTGTTGAGGCGATTATAAATTTCAATCTCTGGGACTGGACATTGGGAAGCATTCTGAAAAACATAACATAGGGAAAAAGAATAATGACTACATTAGTCATTGAATTCTTATAAATTCTCACCAGTGGCAATTTATTCTCAATTCTATtgattattatgttttttttatacatttctACCTCCTTTTTTGGTTTCACATTATTTATAATTTGTTGCCAAATGAAATTGGTTGATGGATTTCTAAAAATATACTGTTGAGATGAATTCATAGTACTTAAATTTTCCATGCTTACATGTGAAGGGTACTTGGAAATGTGGATGAGAAGCCAAGTTTCTCGAAACATTGTTGCAATCTTTCTTTTGTatccatttttcagttttgcaaatggtttctagaaaaatatttcaactgtttCCTTATATTTGTTAGACCTTGTTCGTGATAGGGATAAGGCATGCAATATTACAAGAAAGGGGTGATCATTGAATAATGCCAGCAACTTCATTAAAAAGGTGTTGAATTTCACACCAAGTTTTGTAAGATCCAATACACtatgttttgaataaatatgctttgAGAATTTtgtaagaataaaaaaaaataattagaagatGAATAATGTAGCCATtctaaaaacaacaaaatatacaGTTGAAAAGAAAAGAATCTCACTTTCAAAATTACTGTTAATCTAAACCTGGTCCTGAATCCAACTGTAGGTATTCGTTAATTTGATTCCatttaataatttataatttattaataaCAATTAACCAACAGATCAACAGAATTCGTTGGTTtttaaatttaaatgtcaaGTCAATGCACAGATAACAGCTATATCACGACGATTACGTATTTTTCTATGATCATATTATTCAAACAGCCCAAATTAGTAAAACAATAACAATAGATAAATGCATTGATAAACGATAAAGTATAATATCAACCATTCCagaggaataaaattaatatttggtATTCTATTTCACACGTATTTCGAACATCGACCGttagaaaattcaaattgacACAGACCACAGAATTACTAATcacttattttcaatttcaaagcaAAGTAacgaatttttcattgaagtcgTTAAGAATTTAAGAAAATGGATAAAGAGTGAAATAGAATTAGTAATGAATTAATTTGTTAAGTGTGTGTTGATAGTTATATATATCGCATTTTTTATCATATATATAATTTAAAATGAGTTCTTGGGGAGAGATACTTGTTGAATGGGTAAGTATTTTCAATTCTAATTTAGAAACTTACACTTCACAAGAAATATTGATTTCAGTGTAATTGTTTACAATTGAAtcccaaaataaaagacattaaTGAATTGAGAGGTAGTGATTTCTTCAAGaatatattatcaattttgtgaGTATAAATTATTTGAACATGCTATGATTGAGATCTTTACCTTTGTGTTCTTTACTTCTTTACTCATAttatatatttcagaaataagtCTGATGTATCGGGTACGTTTTTTCACCTATTGACACTTTTGAATGATACCTACAAACATGCTCAAATTGACGAAATCAATTGTGGGTCATTTATGGAACTTCCAGAAGATAAgctcataataataatatctttaTTAATGCACTATACTTGTATATATGATGGAAGAGATGATTTCACATTACCCCTGTGTCATAATCTATCTAAGAAATCCCAATTATCCATTAAGGATTTCTTACAGAATGTAAATAAGGATGTGACCTACTCTGATCTGGAGAAACTTGTTGGAAAAGATAGAATATATGAGCATGCTGAATCTAAGCCAACACAAAGTCCGTTGACTGCTGTTTTCAGAACTCCTAGTTTAAAACGTAAATTCAACTATGAAAAAGATAGAACTGTTACCAAATTGAAGACTGCTCTTGAACTGGAACAATATCAGAAGGCTGATATAGAGGATGATTTGAAACTGCAGattaaaaaaacacaaaaacttggtaaatttctaatttttaaaagttttttcaatattgtttGGTTTATGCAGCTTTCATTAGATGGGGGATCAGCCTATTGGTAGATCGAAATTACCTAATCCCAACTGCTGACTAGGTTGACTCCTAAAATCTTACATCTTAGTTCTTAGGAAAGCTGCATAAACACATCCCATCATGTTTTTTTGATGTGGAATTCAAGTACTACTCCAATTTCTCCTCCTGTTTTTCCTACTTAATACtacatttcaaataattttaaaatttgtaTGTATCAGTTATTTTATATCAATTCTAATACTAAAAATTGCTACTGATGAGCTCTAATTGGTTAATATACTCTAAAAAGAGAATTAATATTGGAATCATGGCTGTTAGTTAAATTCAAGGCATTCTGCAGTAATGTAGAAGGCAGAGGCCTTTATTTATTCACATACATATTGAAGACAAacatttaatttcagaaaaattgttgaGTAAAAGTAACGATGAAATAATTGCcttgaaatctgaaattttcaagTTGAAATGCCAAACACCACCCCCATGTTCTAAAAGGCCTGATTTGGAACATACTGTGAAGttgttgaaaaaacaattagcGAACTTCGAAcattatattgaaaataatgaaagagaACATGAGCAGTTGAGAGAGGAACATCACCTATATAAAGAAAAGGTATTATTATACTCTCAACAAATATTAAGTAAAAAATTTTATGCATTTATTTCAGATCGAAGAGtatgaattgaaatatgcagagttacaaaaaaaatatttggcatATGATGAACAAATTGATGAACTCACTGAAATGTTGAGTCATAAATCTTCTGAGGTAATCCATTTGGAGACTTACTGCAAAGAACTGAATGAAATTTTAGAAGGATATCGGCAGCAAAGACCAATATCAACTGAAAGCAGTTTTAGTGAATATGTTCCAGCAAGTAAAGCCAATTCTTCTATTGTGAATCCAGAAAATCTTGCCAGCACAGTGATAGAGATACAACTAAAAGAATCCCAAGAACTAAACGCAGAATTATTGTCAAAGGTAAGTTATTCTAATTGAATCGCATAACATCAAATTTACGAGAAATAAGAATACATCTTTTAATACATGAAATCtaaatttttcaggtgaatattcTTGATTCTGAACTTAACAGCACGAAAAAATATTTGGACAAAAAGATAGAAGAGAATGAAAtattatgtaaaaaaattcataatggGTTTATAAAactcaaggaattcaaaaaagatGTACAAACAATGAAAAGCTATTATGGAGTTGAATCACGAATGCACAAGACATCCCTTGCGCAATTGCAACAAGAGGTAAAAAATGTTTTGTCTCTTCATGCAGTATCGATAGCTAAATTCGATAGTGAAATTCTCATAGAAAAGGAAAATAATAGGTCATTGTCGATTCAGTTGAccgaacttgaaaaaaatttagttgaaagtacagttgaaaaaaattcgtgtATAAACACCATTGAATCTTTGGAACATCAAAACAAAATACTTTCTGTCAAGATAGGGGAACTTCAGTCAGAATTATTGGCCTCTGAAAAtgcaaataaaaacaattgcGCCAAGATGATAGAACTTGAGGGAACAATTGAACAAAACAAAGCAGATCTGGTGAAATTTACTGAtgacaatgaaaaattaaaacacCAGCTCAATATGCTCCATTCAACATTGGAAGAATATCGTATGACAATAAAAACATTGGAGGAAACTGTTGGACAAAATAAATCGGAGATCTCCCAACTTCTCTCGGACAAGAAACAACTTGTTTATGATATGGCAACTAGTAAAAACCAGAATGATCTCCTAACTACTGAATTGGAGGAATATCATGCTAAAGTTATAATCCTTGaaagtgaaattgaaaagaaCAAATCAAAAATAACCAAACTACTTTCTGAAAAGAACGAATGCATTCTACTCATAGAAAATTTGCAGAGCCAGAACAGCTCGCTTAATACTCAGTTGGAAGAATATTTCAGCAAAGTCAAATCTTCTGAGGAAGAAATTGAACATAATAAAGAACAAATTGCTGAGcttctttctgaaaaaaatcaatttgttGATGAAATTGAAGGTCTTAAAAAACAGAATGGGGATCTGATGACTGAATACTGTGATAAGATCAAATCTCTTGAAGACCAAACAGAGCAGAGTAATAATACTTTGAAGGAGCTTGATTcggaaaaagaaaaatgtatccatgaaattgaaatattgaaaaaccaaAACCAACTCCTGAATACAAGATCTGAAGAGAATAATTCAAAGATAAAAACCCTTGAAGCTGCAATCGAGGAAAACAAAAAACAACTAGCTGACCttcatttggaaaaaaatcattGCATTAATGAAACAGAATTTTTAAGACAACAAAATATCCTCCTTAGTACCAATTTAGAGGAAACCTCTGTTCAAGCGAAAAACCTtgaagaagaaattgaagaaagTAAAATGAAGCTGGCAGAGTCTCAGTCTGAAAATGAAGGTCATATCAGAGAAATTGAAGCTTTAAAACTACAAAATAATATCCTGAATACCACATCAGAAGAATATTGTTCAAAAGTGAAAACTCTTGAATCTACTATTGAACATTACAAAACTGAGGTTGCTCAACTTACATCTGACAAGAATCATAGCAATGATGAAAATGAGACTTTGAAACACCAAAAGAACCTTCTTCAAAAAGAAACAGAAGAATATCTAATGAAAGTGAAAACCTTTGAGGATGTTATTAAACAAAGGGAAATAGAGCTGGCACAACTGCATTCCGAAAAAGATCATTGTAATAATGAAATAGAATCTCTAAAGCTCCAAAATAATCTCCTAAATACCAGATTAGAGGAAAATTATATCAAAGCAGAAAGTCTGAAAGATACACTTGAACAAACTAAAAAAGAGTTAGCTAATCTTACTTCTGAAAAAACTCATTATATGAGTGATGCTGAAGCTATGAAAAATGAGATCAATCATTTGAATAGTAGAATAGAAAAGCTCACCACAAATTTGGTGTCAAGTGGTGAAAACAATGAAGACTATCAAAAAAGGTTGAAGGTTTTGGAGGATGTCAATAATGAATATTCAAGAAGTATTGAATCCCTCAATGCTTCACTTCAGAAAAACCAATTAGAACATGAGAAACTGATGAGTCAAAATAAtgatttgaacaaaaaattggcAATAACAGAAGGGTTGATTGAAGATagtaaattgaaaattgaactcCTTGagcatgaaaaaacaattaatcTCAAAGCTACAGAATTattacaaaaaaatttgaaggaaAAGGATACGGACATTCAGCATAAAgatgaaatgatgaaaaaatataatcaggCACTTATAAATCTaaaaattgaaatggtaaaTACCAAGAGGAATTTTGAGGACTTGAAGTTATGTCTTGCAAATGAAAAGAATATGTTGTACAAATTGATTGATGACCTGAAGAAAGGCAACTTTGAACTAGTAAAAAGTAATGACAATCGCATTAATGAAATCGAAGAAAAGTTACTCGAAGAAAAGAAATACAGTGAAAGTTTGAAGTACAGAATTCTTGAGTTAGAAGAACAATTAACCAGTGAAAAAGAAAGATTTTCTCAAGAAATAAAGCACTTAACTTCTGAAAGAGAGAATTCCTGTAATGAACTGAGGATTtctgagaagaaaaaaaatgaaatttcaaacaGAACAATTATTCTTCAAGAAACTATCGATAATTTGAACTCAGAAAAATATAAGTGTCtccaagaaattgaaaaaaaagatgcTAAAATAGTAGAATTAGAAAGTCTCCTTTCAGATTTGAAAGTGCAATCTGAGAACAATATTTCCAACAATATTCATCTTAAAGAACTGATCATTAAATATGAGGATTCTGAGAAAAAGTTGGTCAAAtacattgattttgaaaaatatatgaaGCAACAAATTGCTGATCTCAAGGTTTTCCATAAGGAAGAGTTCTACAAATGCAATAAATTAATACTAAAACTAAAGGAATCTATAAGTATTTTTAGCTATAGGTTGGCAGAATCTGAAGAACTCAGGAGAAAAATGCTTCTGGAACAGAATGAATGGAAAGAATCAAATACATCTCTGTTAAAAGACTTGGAAAATGTTAAAGCTGAAGTTAGTAAAATTAATAATGATTGGGCGGACGataaaaaacagaaagaaaaattattgaatgataaCCAAACATTGAAAGATAATTTCATTGGTTTAACTCAAACAATAAAACTATTCAATCAGGAG comes from the Coccinella septempunctata chromosome 2, icCocSept1.1, whole genome shotgun sequence genome and includes:
- the LOC123308450 gene encoding uncharacterized protein LOC123308450 translates to MDTKERLQQCFEKLGFSSTFPSTLHINPSTNFIWQQIINNVKPKKEVEMYKKNIIINRIENKLPLNASQCPVPEIEIYNRLNTVKEDIAKIKARILEKQNKQSSLQSNNRANYVIINSMKERNEEQRIKLYAIKLKCNHYKNEVKEIKEILSKREISSVPMELSVSSDSISEQLHHLLVETEKCSINYRYADMKQLECTLSQTSMPSIKRLSKVCFSTVKKSQRRVNDLQRFVSCNNLPTARALFTEASKENNTNRINCDDLHLLDNSGDLLPESCFNFEADDQFLLSSQPSYKQTTIKSNSNITSSKGDIFGTDTNICGQSYLEKRKQKRDYFTQAFSNRHINENIENIFKNSNREIIWHSLCSLLRSVKLELEQSMGKTSFRNREICSDDLLPLNFIFIKNNLLCLKSKKQIKELKTAIREKKSEIEKKLCKLEEGNIKSLEFQMDAIKLEGAIHFLHKEVYNNNTSDHQTTLKTLKTRMNKIKNELQMKVEEIEDYIEIKEDLMQRIKKCQEDTFVCVRKLNKFLFNPSWADGLSENINSNEIEVFHDYPMDFIKRFYFVDRDTFYRDSMKDFSMDQLTPNDILYELTSLLQHPHKPPEKIFAVILQKIYKLQVLSSLEYPEVILPEKQYSFLEFQGKEIYMDTFCEKINAFIHSNKVHHILRSSSYLRSNMDLWLDMPFRRFISQDRIVDDKTYNEYEEAFNYLKNNK
- the LOC123308447 gene encoding interaptin-like; the encoded protein is MSSWGEILVEWCNCLQLNPKIKDINELRGSDFFKNILSILNKSDVSGTFFHLLTLLNDTYKHAQIDEINCGSFMELPEDKLIIIISLLMHYTCIYDGRDDFTLPLCHNLSKKSQLSIKDFLQNVNKDVTYSDLEKLVGKDRIYEHAESKPTQSPLTAVFRTPSLKRKFNYEKDRTVTKLKTALELEQYQKADIEDDLKLQIKKTQKLEKLLSKSNDEIIALKSEIFKLKCQTPPPCSKRPDLEHTVKLLKKQLANFEHYIENNEREHEQLREEHHLYKEKIEEYELKYAELQKKYLAYDEQIDELTEMLSHKSSEVIHLETYCKELNEILEGYRQQRPISTESSFSEYVPASKANSSIVNPENLASTVIEIQLKESQELNAELLSKVNILDSELNSTKKYLDKKIEENEILCKKIHNGFIKLKEFKKDVQTMKSYYGVESRMHKTSLAQLQQEVKNVLSLHAVSIAKFDSEILIEKENNRSLSIQLTELEKNLVESTVEKNSCINTIESLEHQNKILSVKIGELQSELLASENANKNNCAKMIELEGTIEQNKADLVKFTDDNEKLKHQLNMLHSTLEEYRMTIKTLEETVGQNKSEISQLLSDKKQLVYDMATSKNQNDLLTTELEEYHAKVIILESEIEKNKSKITKLLSEKNECILLIENLQSQNSSLNTQLEEYFSKVKSSEEEIEHNKEQIAELLSEKNQFVDEIEGLKKQNGDLMTEYCDKIKSLEDQTEQSNNTLKELDSEKEKCIHEIEILKNQNQLLNTRSEENNSKIKTLEAAIEENKKQLADLHLEKNHCINETEFLRQQNILLSTNLEETSVQAKNLEEEIEESKMKLAESQSENEGHIREIEALKLQNNILNTTSEEYCSKVKTLESTIEHYKTEVAQLTSDKNHSNDENETLKHQKNLLQKETEEYLMKVKTFEDVIKQREIELAQLHSEKDHCNNEIESLKLQNNLLNTRLEENYIKAESLKDTLEQTKKELANLTSEKTHYMSDAEAMKNEINHLNSRIEKLTTNLVSSGENNEDYQKRLKVLEDVNNEYSRSIESLNASLQKNQLEHEKLMSQNNDLNKKLAITEGLIEDSKLKIELLEHEKTINLKATELLQKNLKEKDTDIQHKDEMMKKYNQALINLKIEMVNTKRNFEDLKLCLANEKNMLYKLIDDLKKGNFELVKSNDNRINEIEEKLLEEKKYSESLKYRILELEEQLTSEKERFSQEIKHLTSERENSCNELRISEKKKNEISNRTIILQETIDNLNSEKYKCLQEIEKKDAKIVELESLLSDLKVQSENNISNNIHLKELIIKYEDSEKKLVKYIDFEKYMKQQIADLKVFHKEEFYKCNKLILKLKESISIFSYRLAESEELRRKMLLEQNEWKESNTSLLKDLENVKAEVSKINNDWADDKKQKEKLLNDNQTLKDNFIGLTQTIKLFNQELNKVMTSLKERRSKSDFILNDIHRAYKGLDTQELLKTPEKSHRTNDVSIEIDNLGQQISKLNAYIDIFSEKETFYLKELETMKEELAASNHSRFDVVQNLKEQILDNEHQIATQTENLHSVVEKYNQLQFEKQECLNKMEKQEKEISEIKKTHLDEITLKKLHITNLQEKIHDLEDEIVNLKKVHNTKTGENIEKLITLENQKSKNDIEIEKYKTKIMALEAQVAIFREEISKLKNKTSKTEEEYESSLANLQVQAVRNKLDITELKRRNEELVGENDNLSTQLGLLNKEKNQEIQERKTAEDRLAEETNINIQLKNDKCALEEKLATLKEFRDKCKKCDDERSNKKFLEEKHIELSQKIEALMQSSEMQKENYETFKIYYKKFKNDFDKLLSQKNSLESLTNNMRVQMVLLNKNILSDESKKLMEKKEAIDIISEDIIKQYNRYSKQINEIVQEFVGFYERNCDNIFAALELKIEDFLEKHNVNELSDHISDLTERAVDILEQIKASQRELENLYKDEDSKMQQKENILTTSKKINIDKIKEDDLKKKNVALKQKVTLLENTKNNLEKTVKKLREENKKLKEGDNKPGTLDNDLHYKMLLQEYISYKEDQEKVLKEYKSCLEDLQKEYEEHKDNCMRSSTPIGNRFFSNPEKEKCLEADLEKLQEAFSNVRINNEKLENENILLKRMIGEHKQEIGKFTSIKEAYDKLLEENNKLMTEVDTMKYKRARDRDEFLRWLKKERYENEMKNTKQIQNIKAEYETKLEKMKDKMIKLYREELNKEMSKIKGRQHESASLLKTIERLECDLFEAKQKIQLLTEREMRKNQEQNIFSQMHGSNSQVHELDTLSLKDFPLSCMNSTAIDSRPRNSIAKLMEFKHPSKVNPSSLDTRKQYDERQVKTLPRSGTIVEEVNIRRRTSFGVPNSMGNLQMEDEEEMFNNKYLTDLKQGKCDLPSSEDRDSRVSELAWRNSLVPPHLKSSYPAETQFCSPERFREDDLKSGGAFDDSSCKLLPAEKRKKDFGTTSYKKPGPPTPSKNGGRLSLTGSEMHVTKDQHSESKKSTPGRIRSLFTGRSSSRSSIEPGTSPKKRLSIFRR